In the Sediminibacter sp. Hel_I_10 genome, one interval contains:
- a CDS encoding sugar transferase — protein sequence MGRKKDIHFEVSERKILLRLIDIAVVFLGLYILELAFGFDYLTLSQGNGTALFVLGLYITVFGTIFEIYNLQKSSKLDVTFRNIVLTASTVTLFYLLTPVLTPFLPLNRLQIFYFYLCIITMIFLWRLFYITFISSSRFYKKVLLVGEISNIENIVKPLRQSDPNYKIVGFINCEEKAEDPVLFKGLKEFEPHELMTIIKEEKISEILVASYNSETIISSIYHDLITLLDQGFTIREYTQVYEELTYRVPIQFVGKDFYKYFPFSRSNQNTLYLFFLRVFDVVFSIIGLIFGACILPLVLVGNLLANRGPLFYFQERVGKNGATFRIFKLRSMVVNAEVGGAKWAQKNDARITAFGMFLRRSRIDEIPQFINVLKGDMSIIGPRPERPFFVKELSNIIPFYETRHIVKPGLTGWAQVNTRYGASVDDSLTKLQYDLYYIKHRSLFLDLNIVVKTLSTIIYYRGQ from the coding sequence ATGGGAAGAAAAAAAGACATTCATTTTGAAGTATCAGAACGTAAGATCTTATTAAGGCTTATCGATATTGCGGTGGTTTTTCTTGGATTGTACATTCTAGAACTCGCCTTTGGTTTTGATTACCTCACACTATCTCAGGGCAACGGGACTGCTCTTTTTGTGCTCGGCCTTTATATCACGGTTTTTGGGACTATTTTTGAGATTTATAATTTGCAGAAATCAAGTAAGTTAGATGTGACCTTTAGGAATATTGTTTTGACGGCCTCTACGGTGACTTTATTTTATTTGTTAACACCCGTACTCACGCCTTTTTTACCACTCAATAGGTTACAGATCTTCTACTTTTATTTGTGTATCATTACCATGATATTTTTGTGGAGACTTTTTTATATAACCTTTATTTCGTCTTCAAGATTTTATAAGAAAGTCCTTCTCGTGGGAGAAATCTCTAATATTGAGAATATTGTAAAACCGTTACGGCAGTCTGATCCCAACTATAAAATTGTTGGTTTTATCAATTGTGAAGAAAAAGCGGAAGATCCTGTGCTCTTTAAAGGATTAAAAGAATTTGAGCCGCATGAACTCATGACCATTATTAAGGAGGAGAAAATTTCAGAAATTTTAGTGGCAAGCTATAACTCTGAGACCATCATCTCCTCCATTTATCACGATTTGATTACCCTGCTTGATCAAGGCTTTACCATACGGGAATACACCCAAGTCTATGAGGAACTTACGTATCGTGTCCCTATTCAATTTGTAGGGAAAGACTTTTATAAGTATTTTCCATTTAGTAGAAGTAATCAAAACACGCTGTATCTGTTTTTTCTCAGAGTGTTTGATGTTGTGTTTTCTATAATCGGACTCATTTTTGGAGCCTGCATCTTGCCATTGGTGCTTGTTGGTAATCTTTTGGCCAATCGTGGCCCGCTTTTTTATTTTCAAGAACGGGTTGGTAAGAACGGGGCGACCTTCCGCATCTTCAAATTGCGAAGTATGGTGGTTAATGCTGAGGTGGGAGGCGCCAAATGGGCTCAGAAAAATGATGCACGAATTACCGCTTTTGGGATGTTTTTGAGACGCTCAAGAATTGATGAGATTCCGCAGTTTATTAATGTGCTTAAAGGCGATATGAGCATTATAGGTCCAAGACCTGAACGGCCATTTTTTGTAAAGGAACTTTCAAACATCATTCCGTTCTACGAAACCCGACACATTGTAAAACCGGGATTAACGGGCTGGGCCCAAGTGAATACGCGATATGGTGCTTCGGTAGACGACAGTCTCACAAAACTACAATATGACCTTTATTATATTAAGCATAGAAGTCTGTTTTTAGATTTGAACATCGTCGTCAAGACCTTGAGTACTATTATTTATTATCGGGGGCAGTGA
- a CDS encoding glycosyltransferase family 4 protein, translating to MKRILYVGNDLVRENVNTSVMRTLGPALEAEGYTVFYTSPRTNKFFRLLDMLFSILWFRRRVDVVFIDTYSTLNFYYALLVSQLARLLHLPYIPMLHGGNLVSRLRTNSSFSKCIFNHALVNVSPSAFLKTEFERHGYSNVICIPNVIDIGHYEHIAKSYDTPRLLWVRSFTAIYNPKQAILVLSQLQQRGYKGTLCMVGPDTDGSMEPLKRLAQELHLEVRFTGKLSKAQWISMSQEYNLFVNTTTVDNTPVSVIEAMALGFPIVSTDVGGMPYLINHGQQGILVQMGNVNAMTDGITQLLKSPETLEKMSANARALAENFDWSQVKELWFDVLERV from the coding sequence ATGAAAAGAATACTTTACGTCGGCAACGACTTGGTGCGTGAGAACGTCAATACTTCGGTGATGCGCACTTTAGGTCCTGCTCTAGAGGCTGAAGGGTATACCGTGTTTTATACCTCACCTAGAACCAATAAGTTCTTCCGGCTCTTGGACATGTTGTTTTCTATCTTGTGGTTTAGGCGCAGGGTGGACGTGGTTTTTATTGATACTTATAGCACCTTGAATTTTTATTACGCGCTTTTGGTGTCTCAATTGGCAAGACTGCTCCATTTGCCTTACATCCCTATGCTACATGGGGGGAACTTAGTAAGCAGGTTACGTACCAACAGCAGCTTTTCAAAATGCATCTTTAACCATGCCTTGGTCAATGTGTCGCCCTCTGCCTTTTTGAAAACTGAATTTGAACGTCATGGTTATAGCAATGTGATCTGCATCCCCAACGTTATAGACATTGGTCACTATGAGCATATAGCTAAAAGCTATGATACGCCAAGACTGCTTTGGGTACGTTCTTTTACGGCCATTTATAATCCCAAACAGGCGATTTTGGTATTGTCGCAATTGCAACAACGTGGCTATAAAGGAACTCTTTGTATGGTTGGCCCAGATACTGATGGTAGTATGGAGCCTTTGAAACGTTTGGCCCAAGAGCTGCATCTTGAGGTTCGCTTTACAGGGAAGTTGTCTAAAGCGCAGTGGATCTCTATGTCTCAGGAATACAATCTATTTGTGAACACTACCACGGTAGATAATACGCCTGTAAGTGTGATAGAGGCAATGGCTCTCGGCTTTCCAATTGTGTCTACAGATGTAGGAGGAATGCCCTATTTGATAAACCATGGGCAGCAAGGCATTTTGGTGCAAATGGGTAATGTGAACGCCATGACCGATGGTATTACCCAATTGCTAAAATCTCCTGAAACTTTAGAAAAAATGTCCGCCAACGCTAGAGCACTGGCCGAGAATTTTGATTGGTCACAGGTTAAAGAGCTTTGGTTTGATGTACTAGAACGCGTTTAA
- a CDS encoding O-antigen ligase → MKTNTTYVSLIGLHVAIGLLVYLNETLAKVYFFSALIYFLYRIIIASEATKTFEVLRACGYFVGAEVLFRMTKGSISYEAGKYLVILLVLFGMLYKGLSGKGYPYFIYLMFLVPSIFVASTTLSFDANFRTNIAFVLSGPVCLGLAALFCYDKKVSFDQLSQILLFMVLPIISHAIYIFFYVPDLRDVLSSTASNRAASGGWGANQVSAILGLGMFVMAIRVFTKSPTVGLKVLNIIILMLLSFRAIVTFSRGGVLTAIIAIIVFLTYYFGRVSSRKKNEVISILALVLIGLSITWVISNNQTNGLINLRYENRDHLGREKESLSTGRGELFQEELEGFIASPFFGIGSSRAKDQRIEIDGQGVTSHSEVSRTLAEHGIFGVVILIILIFKPLAIRSRNKQNYFFYAFMVFWFLTINHMSMRIAMPAFIYALALLNVTHEKNTLRRQRLGA, encoded by the coding sequence TTGAAAACCAATACTACTTACGTCTCGCTTATCGGTTTGCATGTGGCAATCGGGCTACTGGTGTATCTCAACGAAACTTTGGCGAAGGTGTATTTTTTTAGCGCACTTATTTATTTCCTATACCGTATCATTATTGCTTCTGAAGCTACAAAAACCTTTGAGGTTTTAAGAGCATGCGGTTATTTTGTAGGGGCCGAGGTCCTATTTAGAATGACAAAAGGGTCTATTTCTTATGAGGCTGGGAAATATTTGGTAATTCTCTTGGTGCTTTTTGGTATGTTATATAAGGGGCTGTCAGGCAAAGGTTATCCCTATTTTATCTATTTGATGTTTTTGGTGCCTTCTATTTTCGTAGCGTCTACAACTCTGAGTTTTGATGCCAATTTTAGAACCAATATTGCATTTGTACTAAGTGGCCCAGTGTGTTTGGGATTGGCGGCTTTATTTTGTTATGATAAGAAGGTAAGTTTTGATCAGTTGTCCCAAATTTTATTGTTTATGGTTTTGCCAATCATTTCTCATGCGATATATATCTTTTTTTATGTTCCCGACTTGAGAGACGTCTTGTCCAGCACGGCATCTAATCGGGCCGCATCGGGTGGTTGGGGCGCTAATCAAGTCTCTGCAATTTTGGGGCTAGGCATGTTTGTTATGGCCATCCGCGTGTTTACAAAATCGCCCACAGTAGGTCTTAAAGTATTAAATATCATAATTTTAATGCTATTGTCTTTTAGAGCAATTGTAACTTTCAGTAGGGGTGGTGTTCTTACAGCAATTATTGCTATTATTGTCTTTTTAACGTATTATTTTGGTAGAGTATCTTCAAGGAAAAAAAATGAGGTAATCTCAATTTTAGCATTAGTTTTAATAGGTCTTAGTATTACTTGGGTGATTAGTAATAATCAAACTAACGGATTGATTAATCTTCGTTATGAAAACAGAGATCATTTAGGTCGCGAAAAAGAAAGTTTATCAACTGGTAGAGGCGAATTGTTTCAAGAGGAATTAGAAGGGTTTATTGCAAGTCCTTTTTTTGGAATAGGCTCTAGCCGTGCTAAGGACCAACGCATCGAAATTGATGGACAAGGTGTGACCTCCCATAGTGAGGTAAGTAGAACTTTGGCAGAACATGGTATCTTTGGTGTTGTGATTTTGATAATTCTTATTTTTAAACCGTTGGCCATACGTTCACGTAATAAACAAAACTATTTTTTTTATGCGTTTATGGTGTTTTGGTTTTTGACTATTAATCACATGTCTATGCGAATTGCGATGCCTGCCTTTATTTATGCTTTAGCCCTTTTAAATGTTACCCATGAAAAGAATACTTTACGTCGGCAACGACTTGGTGCGTGA